tgaactcgcttcgttgtacaggcctctggagtccgaagagtttggttcagtgagaaaaataaagaacattaaagcatgcaaacatgttctactagaaacccagaatacaagtatgcacctgaaaataagcataataggtcttctttaaCAGAAGTCTACATGACACTAAATCTAATATTTTGCAATATTTTCCTTGCAGGGTAAGTGATATTATAGCATATTTACTTTTCCAACCTGTGTGCAGTTCTTGCTGGGCGGGGTTGAGATGGACCAGGACAACAACATCGTCCTGCTGGACAAGGAGATGGCATCGATGAGGCCGGGCAGGGCTTTTCTGTCTCAGATCAATGATAACATCCCCAGAAGTCAGAGCTCCATGGTGCAGATGGTGACCACACTGAAGGGTCAGAGGATGAGGAAGCCGCTGACTGAGGATCAGTTCGACGGTCTCGTCCTGAGCATGGTGTACTCTGCCCAGCAGGCCTCGCatcaggagagaagagaggaacagGAGGCCTGGAGTGAAGTGCTCCTCCAGCTGGCAAACGTTACGGTCCATGAACTACGTGGAAGTAATCTCTTCAATTATGCATGATGCACAAACTGCCATTCTGTATGAAATAAAGGTGTATGCAATAAATTCACCTGCCTCAAATCTTCCTTTAATGTGTATTCGTAacaaaaaagctttaaaataaatgtatgaaacatgatcatttttattaaaaattaaaaacactttataaAAAGACACAACAAACAGTAAACACAGGAATATATACACATGGATTTACAAGAGCCACACTATTACATAGTTTACTTCTTCCTCGTCTGTGCTTGTTTTTGTTTAGTATAGCCAgttttggtcttggtcttggtTTTGGTGTCTGATTCTTCCAGAGAAACCAGTTTCTTCTTGAGCTTTGCATCCACAGCAGGAGCTCTCCTGTCCCTGCTGGAGCGCTGCCGACTCCTCCGCTGGCCTCTCAAAGTGTCCACAGAGGTCGaggtttcctcctcctccgactTGTGCCGCTGATCACTGATCAGTGACTTTTGTCTATCCCAGACCAGCACCGTCACACCTGTGAGTGAACATTAAGCAGCTTCAGCTCTCACAGAACTGGTTTGATCAGATAACACATCTATCAATAATGTGCGTTTGAAAAACTCACCCATTCCAGATCCAATCACGTCACCCAGTGAATTAAATTTGTTGAtctgtaaataaatatttctCCGTGTTAAACGCTACAGTTTTCATGTCTTGGTCCTGATTTTTTCCGGTGTCTTTAAAAACAGACTCACAGATTTGATCCCTGGAGCACTGGGATCTTGCAGCTGACACACGAGCTCTGCGGTGTTGGAATCAAAGATGTCGATGGTCCTCTGATCTCCGGGGCAAACGCGGTCGTCAGGGTAGCGGCCCGCCACAATTAGGTCATAGACTGGGTGCCATGTGgcctacagagaaataataaCAGTATTCTGTTGTCAATGTAATGACGTCTGTGGCTGTATGTGAAACAGCCTACTatatactactgaggaacgcagtatatactgcgttcctcagtagtatgcagcaTGAAACTGctaaagtgatgtattttacAGTATGCTAGGCCAGGCTTTAGTCTTTAAacaagctcttaaagcactagaactttataagatactgcaggtttagctCCACCAGCTacaagacaaacaggatcatcaacgagagGAGactggaaatataaaacattgatcAACAAAATTTACTCTAACTGCtctttcagttacagcaaccaAACAGTGGACTGATATCCCTACAAATATTAGAGtcatgttaaaaagggtcatgttgtctcagcaggtatctctctggCCCGTCAGAGGCAGCTCTTTCCCTCGCCACAGGTAACCACAggttgtgttgtgatatttaaacaaaccgTCCCTCAACAAGGAAATCTacgagaccggtctctagagagctccagccagttCACAGCGGTCTGTGAGCATGACTGCCAGTCTAATTTTCTATGCACCATCAATTTTcctaaaactgccaatattcgaAATGTACACAGTTCATTTGTCGCCTCCCAAATTCTAAGAAGTGAATTTAGggatttttggcatactgtagattttgcttttgtttgcatactgcatataacatgctacattttggccaaatcagaaCGTACTGCAAGTATAGTATGCCGTTTTGAATACTGCCTGTGTCTTGCTGTCATGCTGTTTGTATGTCGATCATTTGTGCAACTAAACTCTGTttgatagttttgttttttgattaCATACACATCTAGAGAAGAAACCAACCTTGATGGGTGTGAGATGCTGAAACTGTCTGTGCGGATGTTGGATGATGTGTTGAGGCTTCGACCAATCAGGAGACGAGTAGACCCGGATCTGGTCGTACTGATCCGTGGTGAGCAGCTTGGAGCAGTCCAACGGATTGAAATGGGCTGCGAGGAGGCGACAGAAACAGCTTTACTAAACCATGTAGATTTTCTTTACAGCCATAGCAACTGTAATACAAATCATGGCCGTAAACTTCTTTTAGGTTCTTATCCACATTTTCatcaaataaattaagaaaactGAACAGAGTTGAACTAAATGGAAAGAAGTCACTTGCATCTAACACCAACAATGACACGTTTAACTACAACTTATagctatttatatttaacacacttataGATTGTGGAATAGATTCCACTTCtaagcattttgtatttacttatttacactgtggttatacagtatattgtatgtgtctgatgcacatttttgtaaatatttcCTATATTTCTCCttctattttttaatcatatttctttatgcttttataTAACTGTATAGCAAATGTAACAatgaagtatttctgattctgattactttatttattatctatatTAATGGTAACATGTATGGTAGATTACCAGATGTCCCTTCAA
The nucleotide sequence above comes from Sebastes fasciatus isolate fSebFas1 chromosome 4, fSebFas1.pri, whole genome shotgun sequence. Encoded proteins:
- the LOC141766156 gene encoding protein FAM180B; translation: MNMKIQLKICLLIILWLSFEQVLQDVSAGISPTSQKNGPSISDANLMFEFLLGGVEMDQDNNIVLLDKEMASMRPGRAFLSQINDNIPRSQSSMVQMVTTLKGQRMRKPLTEDQFDGLVLSMVYSAQQASHQERREEQEAWSEVLLQLANVTVHELRGSNLFNYA